In the Bacillus shivajii genome, one interval contains:
- a CDS encoding VWA domain-containing protein, with protein sequence MKKRLKKTLSVLLITLLLFTLISPMNMHSAFAEGRGNSDKQFELPILHTIPEHKQQLSEGSIIEIYLDESHRNYNRFYQQFNRGSFEVLINKDEMGATFDAKSNVIEILLDGEKVDSEELQVELHLKAANNSNRQNAPNNASYSFTVYYNQAPILELIDYEEYDPDFELEPEPRLSLYHPEPTINILRWNEINQADSYTVKRGTESGNYDILASNVTDTTYVDSDVEEFTTYYYVVEAVSGEEISPYSNEVVEYSPFILDFEWDQDVVDFSWSTVEGVDEYRLYRGEVLHDESEGTWEYADSVELITSVEEPFYEETLGWDENIYFYYVELITGAEEEEPISNVVIVDTAEVDSDGDGLPDKIELEIGSDPYNPDTNGNGIPDGYEYYVLNSDPSDMDSEVADLDFSGDGLTNLEEYQHGTDPWNSDTDNDGLTDYEEIHIYGTDPLNPDTSGNGLLDGSEVRLGFDPLLKDTNGNGVIDSEELLVQEVEIENLEEVHTDDNVALPSLTIKGKGDINRSISVSDDSENKLLEDLIYIVGKPIDIQLENEFEYADLEFKMDDSYELEELAIVHYDKGNIELLDTTLDQENHTISTTVDHFSIYYVAHIPTLLRSWGVDLDDDNSWDTPIVEKGVADIVFVIDTTGSMGGAISNVRNNVIEFAEKLNLENVDARLGLIDYKDITYDGPDSTQNLGWFLDPEDFQDKVAAMTATGGGPIPESAVDALEEGRRMGFRENASRHMILITDANYNEETRFPDVNSMEDVIENLVEDDITTSVITTSTWKDLYAPLYTSTGGVYNNLYSDFYTSLLEIVGLVSKDVSDGVWIRLSDGTTTQLKQEPDPNDLVTDSNGDGYADSKQLVFPPRGSGVITVPSSSGPEFIEVQVYDFYSHPNRVDTDGDGYWDKIDNHPLEEYQPTTFLLHGVQSNVGNVYGAYNDLAPWGMDSKEADNYTQTNGLTFANTSSQEVNAFDVGRLYERLYTKYHGAPNPRTMFDSSSEHVMVFNYANQAYITSRTCGDTDIRTARCWRESDDTFYARGSDADFRAYLNNLINEGKLERPTPHHKPVINVVAHSMGGLITRSMYELDTDPVVYIDNLVTWATPHFGTYLDVAGWGPVNAFKDLDRDSHLYEKLVVENQIRALNNNSEVIPGHTPDERDYVASRTEYHMMMGAALRRDRFIGSEKNAEGTPRFVISPTCNESTWGDMTCYRDAEPPSPSNSDERDMFLDWVSEHLNDDNFNIRETDGWVTLNGGLGYSGKMKMFEDDLGDQLLEGKRYVFAGPDSMVTHSPIHGNRGVIDLTVELLTR encoded by the coding sequence GTGAAAAAAAGATTAAAAAAAACTTTAAGTGTGCTTTTAATTACGTTACTTTTATTTACACTTATTTCACCTATGAACATGCATAGTGCTTTTGCTGAAGGGAGAGGTAACTCGGATAAACAGTTCGAACTGCCTATCCTACATACGATCCCTGAACATAAACAACAGCTTAGTGAAGGCTCGATAATTGAAATATATTTGGATGAATCTCACAGAAATTACAACAGATTTTATCAGCAATTTAATAGAGGAAGTTTTGAAGTGTTGATAAACAAAGATGAAATGGGTGCAACTTTTGATGCTAAATCAAACGTTATCGAAATTTTATTGGATGGAGAAAAAGTCGATTCTGAAGAGCTGCAAGTTGAATTACACTTAAAAGCAGCCAATAATTCAAATAGACAAAATGCACCTAATAATGCTTCATATTCCTTTACCGTTTATTATAATCAGGCACCAATTTTAGAGTTAATAGACTATGAGGAGTATGACCCTGACTTTGAACTAGAGCCAGAACCGAGGTTGTCATTATATCATCCAGAGCCTACGATAAATATACTAAGATGGAATGAAATTAATCAAGCTGATTCATATACTGTTAAACGGGGAACAGAAAGTGGTAATTATGACATACTCGCTTCTAATGTTACCGATACAACCTATGTAGATAGTGATGTTGAGGAGTTTACAACGTATTACTATGTTGTAGAGGCCGTTTCAGGTGAAGAAATCAGTCCATATTCAAATGAAGTGGTGGAATATAGCCCTTTTATCTTAGATTTTGAATGGGATCAAGATGTGGTTGATTTTTCATGGTCTACTGTCGAAGGAGTAGATGAATACCGACTTTATCGAGGAGAAGTATTACATGATGAATCTGAGGGCACATGGGAATATGCCGATTCGGTAGAGCTCATAACATCAGTAGAAGAGCCCTTCTATGAAGAGACGTTAGGGTGGGATGAAAACATTTATTTCTATTATGTAGAACTTATTACGGGAGCAGAAGAAGAAGAACCGATTTCTAACGTCGTAATCGTTGATACGGCAGAAGTTGACTCTGATGGAGATGGCTTACCAGATAAAATTGAACTAGAAATAGGGTCAGACCCTTACAATCCTGACACAAATGGAAACGGGATTCCAGATGGTTATGAGTATTATGTGTTAAATTCAGATCCTTCTGATATGGATTCCGAAGTTGCAGATTTAGATTTTAGTGGAGATGGCTTAACAAATTTAGAAGAATATCAACATGGTACAGATCCTTGGAACTCCGATACAGACAATGATGGACTTACTGATTATGAAGAGATACACATTTATGGGACCGATCCTTTGAACCCAGATACGAGTGGGAATGGTTTATTGGATGGAAGTGAAGTACGGCTAGGTTTTGATCCACTTTTGAAAGATACAAATGGAAATGGAGTCATTGATTCAGAAGAATTGTTAGTTCAAGAGGTTGAAATTGAAAATTTAGAAGAGGTGCATACAGATGATAATGTTGCACTTCCATCGCTAACAATTAAAGGGAAAGGGGATATTAACCGGTCCATTTCGGTGAGTGATGATAGCGAAAATAAATTATTGGAAGACCTTATTTATATTGTTGGAAAACCGATTGACATTCAGCTAGAAAATGAATTCGAGTATGCTGATTTAGAGTTTAAGATGGATGATTCATATGAGTTAGAAGAACTTGCAATTGTGCACTATGATAAAGGCAACATTGAACTCTTGGATACTACTCTTGACCAAGAAAATCATACGATTTCAACAACTGTTGATCATTTTAGCATTTATTATGTAGCTCACATTCCTACTTTATTAAGGTCTTGGGGTGTGGACCTTGATGACGATAATTCTTGGGATACCCCGATTGTAGAAAAAGGGGTAGCAGATATAGTCTTTGTCATTGATACAACTGGTTCAATGGGTGGGGCCATTAGTAACGTACGGAACAATGTGATTGAGTTTGCTGAAAAATTAAACTTAGAAAACGTCGATGCCCGCCTTGGTTTGATAGACTATAAAGATATTACGTATGATGGGCCTGATTCAACACAAAATCTTGGATGGTTTTTAGATCCTGAAGATTTTCAAGATAAAGTAGCAGCAATGACCGCAACAGGGGGAGGGCCTATTCCGGAATCTGCTGTTGATGCTCTTGAAGAAGGAAGAAGAATGGGCTTTCGGGAAAATGCCAGTCGTCATATGATCTTAATTACTGATGCAAATTACAATGAAGAAACACGCTTTCCTGATGTGAACTCGATGGAAGATGTGATAGAAAATTTAGTAGAAGATGATATAACAACTTCTGTTATTACAACGAGTACGTGGAAAGATTTATATGCTCCGTTATATACATCGACTGGTGGGGTTTATAATAACCTCTATAGTGACTTTTACACAAGTCTTTTAGAAATTGTTGGACTAGTTAGTAAGGACGTATCAGATGGTGTTTGGATTCGTTTATCAGATGGAACGACAACACAGCTAAAACAAGAGCCAGATCCTAATGACTTAGTAACGGATTCGAACGGTGATGGATATGCAGATAGTAAACAACTCGTTTTCCCACCTAGAGGTTCGGGAGTCATTACGGTTCCCTCAAGTTCTGGTCCAGAATTTATAGAAGTACAAGTGTATGACTTCTATTCACATCCGAATCGTGTCGACACAGATGGAGATGGTTATTGGGATAAAATTGACAATCACCCATTGGAAGAATATCAACCTACTACATTTTTATTACATGGAGTTCAATCAAATGTTGGAAACGTATATGGGGCATATAATGATTTAGCGCCTTGGGGAATGGATAGTAAAGAAGCAGACAATTATACCCAAACAAATGGTTTAACGTTTGCCAATACCTCTTCCCAAGAAGTAAATGCCTTTGATGTTGGACGCTTATATGAACGATTGTATACCAAATATCATGGAGCTCCTAATCCTAGAACAATGTTTGATAGCAGCAGTGAACATGTAATGGTATTTAACTATGCTAACCAAGCCTACATTACATCGAGAACATGTGGTGATACGGATATAAGGACTGCACGCTGTTGGAGAGAGAGTGATGATACGTTTTATGCAAGAGGGTCCGATGCTGATTTTCGTGCATACTTAAATAATTTAATAAATGAAGGCAAATTAGAGAGGCCGACGCCCCACCATAAGCCTGTGATAAATGTTGTTGCTCATAGTATGGGAGGTTTAATTACTCGCTCCATGTATGAGTTAGATACAGATCCAGTGGTTTATATTGATAATCTAGTCACCTGGGCGACGCCACACTTCGGTACTTATCTTGATGTAGCTGGGTGGGGTCCTGTAAATGCTTTTAAAGACCTTGATAGAGACAGTCATTTATATGAAAAACTAGTAGTAGAAAACCAAATAAGAGCATTGAACAATAATAGTGAAGTGATCCCTGGTCATACTCCAGATGAAAGAGATTATGTCGCTTCGAGAACGGAATATCACATGATGATGGGGGCTGCTCTTAGAAGGGATCGGTTTATCGGTTCTGAAAAAAATGCTGAGGGAACACCGAGATTTGTTATATCTCCAACTTGTAATGAAAGTACATGGGGTGATATGACATGTTATCGGGACGCTGAGCCACCATCACCTTCTAATAGCGATGAGCGAGACATGTTCCTAGATTGGGTGAGCGAGCATTTAAATGATGACAATTTTAATATTAGAGAAACAGATGGATGGGTAACGTTAAATGGTGGTTTAGGTTATAGTGGGAAAATGAAAATGTTTGAAGATGACTTGGGGGACCAGCTTCTTGAAGGAAAAAGATATGTCTTTGCAGGACCTGATAGTATGGTTACTCATAGTCCTATTCACGGAAATAGAGGAGTTATTGATTTAACAGTCGAATTATTAACAAGGTAA
- a CDS encoding DMT family transporter, giving the protein MHIIYSYILLIFVVIFYAGNILIGKAINELPPFTIAFFRVLVAFIVILPIGILSAWRHRATFLQYKKPVLIMTLTGVTFFNTFIYGSLQFTTATNVAVLETVIPVVTVVLSAWLLRERLRKVQWLGIILSFIGAVWVVMDGRIFQLANIDWNIGDAIMIGAIGTWAIYSIYVKKWIHLLPPYAALFVMTGVSVIVLLPFVMFEWFIAGVPTLANPSYITGLLYLGVFPSLVALIFYNRAVQQLGASRASVFLNFLPVFTMVGAYFWLGEVITSMQIIGAIAVMGGVVLTTQAKQSEGEGKVAREHAQ; this is encoded by the coding sequence GTGCATATTATTTATTCATACATATTACTAATTTTCGTTGTCATCTTTTATGCAGGGAATATTCTTATAGGAAAAGCGATTAACGAATTACCGCCATTTACAATTGCCTTTTTTCGTGTTTTGGTAGCTTTTATTGTTATATTGCCGATAGGGATTCTTAGTGCTTGGAGGCATAGGGCAACATTCTTGCAATATAAAAAGCCGGTATTAATTATGACGTTAACAGGGGTAACTTTCTTTAACACATTTATATATGGTTCATTACAGTTTACGACTGCGACGAATGTAGCTGTGCTTGAAACGGTGATTCCCGTTGTCACAGTTGTTTTAAGTGCTTGGTTATTAAGGGAGCGGTTGCGAAAAGTTCAATGGCTCGGCATTATATTATCTTTTATAGGTGCTGTATGGGTCGTGATGGATGGCCGAATCTTTCAACTAGCAAACATTGATTGGAATATTGGTGATGCGATTATGATTGGTGCAATAGGGACGTGGGCTATCTATTCAATTTACGTCAAGAAATGGATACACCTCCTTCCTCCGTATGCGGCACTTTTCGTAATGACAGGTGTTTCGGTTATTGTGTTATTACCTTTTGTTATGTTTGAATGGTTCATTGCTGGTGTTCCAACATTGGCGAATCCAAGCTATATAACAGGTCTTTTATATTTAGGGGTTTTTCCATCGCTCGTTGCATTGATCTTTTATAATCGCGCTGTTCAACAATTGGGGGCTTCTCGAGCTTCAGTATTTCTGAATTTTCTGCCCGTATTTACGATGGTAGGTGCCTATTTTTGGTTAGGTGAGGTAATTACGAGCATGCAGATCATCGGTGCAATTGCAGTAATGGGTGGTGTCGTATTAACGACACAAGCAAAACAATCGGAGGGAGAAGGAAAAGTTGCAAGGGAGCATGCACAATAA
- a CDS encoding MMPL family transporter — MNFFKFVAKWVTARPFKVMAFFIVTVALLVPGVANLEMATGNDTLIQTDTQVYQDNERLEKEFGGESVIMLHQANNLEELFSPYNLQRMQEIETTLKQYEEIYSVISPVTIIENMTAKQHEQSLFGVGGIIEGLGEMGSQLQTMEIDSPASPESVEQLPARSMGANKQLQSVEKELNQLGSKLNTFGENLLDIRDNLAQIESYSDVMVPSLPQEKETIEALIYEEDELRDVFSSVVVDEEYVLMNIRFNGGVDDATKNEIIDSIHEALSKQPFEGEKTLVSGKPVLDQAIQSSMMESVQKMMMLSVTIMIIILSIIFRVRWRLLPLVMVLFAVIGTVGFMGWLSIPLTMVSMAVFPILIGLGIDYAIQFHSRYADEMAQDENGGVESE; from the coding sequence ATGAATTTTTTTAAGTTCGTTGCGAAATGGGTTACTGCAAGACCATTTAAAGTGATGGCATTTTTCATTGTCACAGTTGCATTACTTGTACCAGGTGTTGCGAACCTAGAAATGGCGACAGGAAACGATACACTCATTCAAACAGATACACAGGTTTATCAGGATAATGAAAGACTGGAAAAGGAATTTGGTGGGGAATCTGTAATTATGCTGCACCAGGCTAATAATTTGGAAGAACTGTTTTCTCCTTACAACCTTCAAAGAATGCAGGAGATAGAAACAACGTTGAAACAGTATGAAGAAATTTATAGTGTCATTAGTCCAGTAACAATCATTGAAAATATGACAGCAAAACAGCACGAGCAATCCCTTTTTGGGGTTGGCGGGATTATTGAAGGCCTTGGTGAAATGGGGAGCCAACTTCAAACGATGGAAATCGACTCACCTGCATCACCTGAAAGTGTTGAACAACTGCCAGCCCGAAGTATGGGGGCAAATAAGCAACTTCAATCCGTAGAAAAAGAGTTGAATCAACTTGGAAGTAAGCTAAACACCTTTGGTGAAAATTTGTTAGATATTCGTGATAACTTGGCACAAATCGAAAGCTATTCTGACGTCATGGTTCCGAGTTTGCCGCAAGAGAAGGAAACCATCGAAGCGCTCATTTATGAGGAGGATGAGCTGCGAGACGTTTTCTCAAGTGTTGTGGTTGATGAAGAATATGTGCTTATGAATATACGTTTTAATGGTGGCGTTGACGATGCTACAAAGAATGAAATCATCGATTCTATTCACGAAGCGCTTTCTAAACAGCCATTCGAAGGAGAAAAAACACTCGTGTCAGGAAAACCCGTTCTTGATCAGGCGATTCAAAGTTCGATGATGGAAAGTGTGCAAAAAATGATGATGTTATCTGTAACGATCATGATCATTATTCTTTCTATCATTTTCCGTGTCAGGTGGCGACTACTACCGCTAGTAATGGTTTTATTCGCTGTGATTGGAACGGTAGGATTTATGGGCTGGTTATCGATTCCTTTGACGATGGTTTCAATGGCTGTTTTTCCAATTCTAATTGGACTTGGTATTGATTATGCGATTCAATTCCATAGTAGGTATGCAGATGAAATGGCACAAGATGAAAATGGTGGTGTAGAAAGTGAGTAG
- a CDS encoding efflux RND transporter permease subunit, whose product MSRKRGKQLMNQDAKKFAKQTIINMGPAVFTALLATALGFLALNTSPVPMVQDFGKMLTIGIVISFFIGLFILIPLLFIRDTFNFKRVKSRKQSEKSSSLENMIKKITTFVLKLKWIIIPLAIAIAVVGIYIDLDAGVETNVENFIPQDMQELAEVQELREILGTTEEVALLYEGENLYGQQVLNWSEDMTESLQAEFTNEVVKINSLNTLLKQINEGELPTASDVPHLLDGLPIEQRKMVINEEETAGVIKLGIAHMETYELETFIEQLHETLNESSVPEGLDVTVTGKTVVDVEMISALSTGRYKMTLLGMGLVFLGLLIMYRHPVKAFIPLLPISFIIGWSGLIMHFLGLDYTPLTATLGALIIGIGTEFTILLMERFYEERKQGVDRLGAVYIANEKIGKAIIVSSLTTAGGFSALLISDFVILSHFGLMTFINILLALCSIIFVMPAVLLILDRFVKTKVDKHQISAG is encoded by the coding sequence GTGAGTAGAAAACGAGGGAAACAATTGATGAATCAAGACGCGAAAAAGTTTGCTAAACAAACGATCATAAATATGGGTCCAGCTGTTTTTACTGCGCTACTAGCAACGGCCCTCGGTTTTTTAGCATTAAATACGTCGCCAGTACCGATGGTTCAGGACTTTGGCAAAATGTTAACGATTGGTATTGTTATTAGTTTCTTTATAGGGTTATTCATTTTAATACCGTTACTCTTTATTCGAGATACGTTTAACTTTAAACGGGTGAAATCACGAAAACAAAGTGAGAAAAGTTCAAGTCTCGAGAACATGATAAAGAAGATTACGACTTTCGTTTTAAAATTAAAGTGGATCATTATTCCTTTGGCGATTGCTATTGCTGTTGTAGGTATTTATATCGATCTCGATGCAGGGGTTGAAACGAACGTAGAGAATTTCATTCCGCAAGACATGCAGGAATTAGCAGAAGTTCAAGAATTGCGAGAGATTCTTGGGACAACTGAAGAAGTGGCACTTCTATATGAAGGAGAAAACCTTTACGGTCAACAAGTGCTCAACTGGTCTGAAGATATGACAGAATCACTTCAGGCAGAGTTCACGAATGAAGTTGTGAAAATAAATTCATTGAACACGTTACTAAAACAAATAAATGAAGGAGAATTACCGACTGCTAGTGACGTCCCACATTTACTAGATGGCCTTCCGATCGAGCAACGGAAGATGGTTATCAACGAAGAAGAAACTGCAGGCGTCATAAAGCTTGGCATTGCACATATGGAAACGTATGAACTTGAAACATTTATTGAGCAATTACACGAGACGTTAAATGAGTCAAGCGTTCCAGAAGGCTTGGATGTTACGGTCACAGGGAAAACAGTCGTCGATGTTGAAATGATTTCTGCCTTATCAACAGGAAGATACAAAATGACGTTACTCGGAATGGGTTTAGTCTTTTTAGGTCTTTTAATTATGTATCGCCACCCGGTTAAAGCATTTATACCACTTCTTCCGATCAGCTTTATTATTGGCTGGTCAGGGTTGATCATGCACTTTCTAGGACTCGATTACACACCGTTGACTGCCACATTAGGTGCGCTCATTATTGGAATTGGGACAGAATTTACAATTTTATTAATGGAACGATTCTATGAGGAACGAAAACAGGGAGTTGACCGTTTAGGGGCAGTCTATATTGCAAACGAAAAAATCGGAAAGGCGATTATTGTATCGTCTCTTACGACAGCTGGAGGTTTTAGTGCGCTACTTATCTCTGACTTTGTCATCTTAAGTCATTTCGGTTTAATGACCTTTATTAATATTCTACTAGCGTTATGTAGCATCATATTTGTCATGCCGGCTGTTCTTTTGATCCTTGATCGCTTTGTGAAGACGAAAGTCGATAAGCACCAAATAAGTGCTGGATGA
- a CDS encoding TetR/AcrR family transcriptional regulator, whose amino-acid sequence MRDKTEQIIHAALDVFLKRGYNQATTQEIASEANVAEVTLFRKFTNKQNLFKTVIKSMIEKHFQNKLLAYGDTEDSRLFFERILMDRLEMVSKNRKIVQRLIAESFMGNLDEEVNFPKIISASLRSAIDTHFSRKDQKVDVEQCTRLLAGILLSHVFFEDENDFQAMSDEEKQRKVDQYVRSLMIFVE is encoded by the coding sequence ATGAGAGATAAAACAGAGCAAATTATACATGCTGCCCTTGATGTTTTTCTTAAAAGAGGTTATAACCAAGCAACGACCCAGGAGATAGCCTCAGAGGCGAACGTCGCAGAGGTAACCTTGTTTCGTAAGTTTACGAACAAACAAAATCTATTTAAAACAGTGATAAAGTCAATGATCGAAAAGCATTTTCAAAACAAGTTACTTGCTTACGGGGATACAGAAGATTCTAGATTATTTTTTGAAAGGATTCTAATGGACCGGCTTGAAATGGTCTCTAAAAATCGAAAGATTGTGCAGAGGTTAATTGCTGAAAGCTTTATGGGGAACTTAGATGAAGAAGTAAACTTTCCGAAAATCATTTCAGCGAGCTTAAGAAGTGCCATTGACACTCATTTTTCTAGAAAAGATCAAAAGGTAGATGTAGAACAATGCACACGACTTTTAGCCGGAATATTATTAAGTCATGTCTTTTTTGAAGATGAAAATGACTTCCAAGCAATGTCTGATGAGGAAAAACAACGAAAGGTCGATCAGTATGTACGTTCATTAATGATATTTGTTGAATAA